GAGATGGTGGCCACTCTGGCGCTTCTGCGGTACGCGGCTTCGACCTCGCCGATTTCCCAGGTTGGCGACTGGGTGACACCTCTGTACCCGCAGGCTGAGAAGATCTACTCGGTCGTCGCCTCCACCGTCCACGCGGACCTGCTGGCTATCGACCCCGGCAGCCCGCCGAGCGCCTTCACCTGGGAGCCGGCATCGTTCGAGCAGGCAGTTCAGGACGCCGGAGGCGACCTTGACGCCGTAGCGTCCCCCCGGCTCACTGGTCAGTTCTATCCGCTGAAAGCCAGACTGTTCGCTCCCCCAGGCCCGAGCGCCGGCATCGCCGTGAAGAATCTGGATGCTCACCTCGCGAAGGAGCTCCGGCCTGCGGCCATGAACGCGGGTCGTCAGGATGATCTCCTCGCGCTTGCCCAGGAGCTCATCGCAGGCGAGACGATCCGCTACTTCAACAACCGTCTGGTCGAGCTCAACCTGCCTGCGGTGCCGGACAATCACACGGCTCGGCTTACCGAGGCCGCCGAGAAGGTCGCAGGGCACCGTTCCATCGGCGAGAGTTACAACCTGGCGTGGCGAGCCACCCGCGCCGCCGCCGAGGCCGCCCAGAGGAGCCCTTACGCTCCCCGGGCGAACATGACCACCCACGCTGTGAACCAGTTCGAGAACCTCGCCAAGCAAGCCGTCGACGACCCCGACTGGGTCATCAAGCCGTTCAGCGAGATCCAGCGTCACGGAGTGGCTGCCATGACCCGCGTCCTGTTCTACACCGTGCTCGATGTCAACCCGGTCGAGGCGACCGTCCCCTCGCTTCGCTTAGCGCTCCCGGCACCATCAGTCGAGCGTGTCCCCGCCCAGGCGGCCGCAGGTACCCCCGAATGGGAGGACGTCGACCTGGCCTGGCTTGATGCCAACCCTGACGGCTGGGACCCCCGGGCGGTTCTGCTGCTCCTTGAGGCGCTTGCGAAGCACGAGGGCTTGGCGCCCGAATGGGAGGTGGACGAGCGGGTTGTGGCCCGCGGGGCGACTCACCTGAGGAACCTATACGAGAACCTTGCGCCTCTCCTGGGGGAGCGCCATGCGGCTATGGCGGTGTTCGCCGCCTCGGAGCTCCTGACACACCCGATTAGCGTCACCTCGGTTCCGTATACGAGCGGCAAGTGGATTCAAGAGGGGCTGGCCCAGTTCTTCGCTTTGGAGCACGAGGGCCCTGACGACCAAGGCCCGCTCGGTGACGTACCCGAGGAGGGATGAGTGGAATCCGAGCGACGCGGAGTGGAATGCCCTGGCTGGACCGCATGCCAAAGAGACCGGCCCTCGTCGGTGCGGGCGTGTCTGCCTCCGACCTCCTTCTGTGCGGCTTCGCCCGAACTGGGTGTCGTATCCTGCTAGTTCGCTGATCCTCCCGTCGGCATCAGGAATCGGGGCACGGCCGTGTCGTTGTTTCTGCATCGTTCGAACCAGACCAAGCTCCTGCGCCGGACCGCCGTGGATCGGTGCAAGTAGTGCGGCACACCCATCGAGTGGTACGAGCGGTACGACAGTCTCCGGATCCCCCTCTCCCCGGAGTTCCCCGCGCGGCCGGTTCCGCCCAAGATGCGCTGGCATCTCAACCGGGGAATCGCCTACCCCGGCGAGGATCCCTACACGAAGTACTGCCGCATTCCTCATCCAGCCGTCTGCCCCACGGTCGACCATCACGATCTCCCTCCAGAGCTGGAGGACGTTGTCGCCCGGCTCGCGGTACGGATGCGCGGCCGGATCGAGCGGGGCGAGTTCACACCGCACATCGAACCGGTGGAAGAGGAGGAGGTCGCCGGCCCGGACCCTGAGGAGGTCGAGGAGATCCGGCATGTCATCTCGTACTACGGGACTCTGCGGATCGCGCCCTGCGAGATCCATGAGCTCCGGTGCATCGCGACCGATTCCACGACCGGGCAGCGGTGCGAGAACGGGGTGTTCGACCTCGATGAAGGGAAGTGGGAAGAGGTCGAAGTCCCCCATGCTCCCGGCCGCCAAGGCCAACAGATCCTGTCCACGACCGGCGGCCGTATGTGGGCATGGGCGGTGCATGACTTCAACTACCTGCGCCGCTGGTGGAAGCAGCACTGCATGGACCACTACGGTTCCTCCGCGCCCGATCACGTGAAGTTCGAGCTTGTGCAGTTTCATCCGCTCATCCACGGCGACTACATCCTCACGCAGCGCCCAGAGGGCTACGAGCGCACTCCCACCGGTCAGGAAATCGTTATTCACCACGGCCCCACCGGTGAGCAAACCGTCTGTGCGACGGCCG
Above is a genomic segment from Streptomyces sp. NBC_00094 containing:
- a CDS encoding DUF6083 domain-containing protein encodes the protein MEWYERYDSLRIPLSPEFPARPVPPKMRWHLNRGIAYPGEDPYTKYCRIPHPAVCPTVDHHDLPPELEDVVARLAVRMRGRIERGEFTPHIEPVEEEEVAGPDPEEVEEIRHVISYYGTLRIAPCEIHELRCIATDSTTGQRCENGVFDLDEGKWEEVEVPHAPGRQGQQILSTTGGRMWAWAVHDFNYLRRWWKQHCMDHYGSSAPDHVKFELVQFHPLIHGDYILTQRPEGYERTPTGQEIVIHHGPTGEQTVCATAGCWLSTFGTQPEGVALLELRPC